tatgatttatacattgataaaatcaataatttggttgatttttatgttattatGCTTTATACGTGGtgtttgaatatataattttttttaaaaaatttgtttcagtTCATTTTGTTCTATATATTATGTtcattacaatttattatataacataaaatcaatTGCATTAANgttttaatttttataatataattgatattacGTGCAACGTACGTGCATCATACTAGTTCAAGAAATAGCTGCGGGGTTTGGAAAGTGAAGGTAGATCCCATGGCCTAATTTTTTTTGGTCAAGTGAGGTTCATACCTGTTTACGTCGACCCcacatgacaaaaaaaaaatggacaATTGAATCTACCACGAGAATGCCATGAGGGTAGCACGAACTCAACAATCGGAATCAAACTGATGcaattttcccttttttttttcctgtctTGATGCTAATTAGTCTCTCTAGTCTCTGCTACTTAATGGAGGATTCTTTTCCTCCCTCACTCGTATTTTTATGTGTCTCGCGGAGTCGTGGTTCTATTATATTGATCATAGTTGTATCCTAAAGCCTTTGTTGTAACTGTTAATCGTTCGCGAAGTTTCAGTATTCAAAGCtctcaaattgtgaaaatagcaAAAAGTCCAATGCGGCAGTTCTTGTGTTTAAATTGTGTTTTTTGACGGTGGTTTCACCAAGAATCACACAATTTGAAAAAATGGGGTTAATGAAACACATCAGTTGGAAAAATTCTTCTTCCTGAACAAAAAAGAGAACCATTCTCTAAAAGTAACTCAAATCCGAAAACGAGAGTGGATACAAAGCCTTTCACAGGACTAACTGACACTCAATTTAACCTCTAAAAACCTGGCAGATTAGAAAAAGGAGAAAATGCACAACTTTAATCAGCATTGAGAACTTCTTTTGACATGAGAGCATCACCAAAATTACTTGGAAATCACACGTATAAATATTATGAATTGCTGAGCCCTGAATCAGAATTTGTCTCTTCTTTACGTGTTTCAACCGAGGAACGTAAAGAAAGAAACCGTCCTCTTTGAGCACGTGGAGGAAGATGCTTTGCGGGCTTTCGCGAACCAACAGTCCAGGGCAAGAACACCCCAGTGCCACCACCTGGAACTCTTTTAGGGCTCACAACCATAGGACGCACAGGGGCTAACATGACCAAAGGGGAGCGCATGAGACTCCATCTTGGGATCATAGTCATCGGTTCGTAGCCAGTGAGTGTAGCATTTGGATTTGGGGCACCAGGTTGCCACAAAGTCATGGCTTTGTTTAAAGGGCTTTCTGCAGGTGTGTTGTTTTGGGTCTCTGCTCGAACTCTGAAGAAAGTGATGGTCACCCTCTTGTTAAACGAGGCGCACATAACATGCCTAGCTGTGTCTGAGCTGTTCCCTCTCATAACTAAAAGAGACCTGCACAACATGCTTGGAATTAAACACCTTACCATCCATAAAATCAGGAGGGGGGGGGGAAACGATTAAGTTCAACACACACCCTTCCTTCAGAGAAAGCATGAGTGGCCCTCTATAATTGCCTTCACCAT
The Primulina huaijiensis isolate GDHJ02 unplaced genomic scaffold, ASM1229523v2 scaffold39215, whole genome shotgun sequence genome window above contains:
- the LOC140969006 gene encoding RNA demethylase ALKBH10B-like is translated as MTKGFIAKEPVKGHMVNVVRGLKLYEDVFTDVELSKLNNLVNELRIAGQNGELSDETFVLYNQHVKGNKRELIQLGVPIFGKINNDSMTQKNYVEPIPTLLQGVIEHLIQWHLIPEHRKPNSCIINFFDEGEYSQPFLKPPHLDQPLSTLLLSESTMAFGRTLVNDGEGNYRGPLMLSLKEGSLLVMRGNSSDTARHVMCASFNKRVTITFFRVRAETQNNTPAESPLNKAMTLWQPGAPNPNATLTGYEPMTMIPRWSLMRSPLVMLAPVRPMVVSPKRVPGGGTGVFLPWTVGSRKPAKHLPPRAQRGRFLSLRSSVETRKEETNSDSGLSNS